In the genome of Burkholderia diffusa, one region contains:
- a CDS encoding AraC family transcriptional regulator: protein MSDPIPAAPTDNGVPVSLRSSRGLGWRGFGAALLEIRAGTYRIPATDHHRIGVHIGSPVRADCVCDGERVSRIQAHGDIDVIPAGLPGQWTDSADCRILHVMLSDAFVRRTFEQLELKPSQAQIRRRLQVRDPRLQHIAWAMAAELEAEDASDPLYAESLCTALVARLVDGQPMFRERRRTLAPKAAARVIDYVEANLERRMTLAELAALVSISVPHFKVLFRETLGMPVHQYVVRRRVERAKALLLEGRLSITQIALEAGFAHQSHMANWMNRVLGATPTEVARSGARGGLRLAYDGEDDTASSGR from the coding sequence ATGAGCGATCCGATTCCCGCCGCGCCGACCGACAACGGCGTGCCGGTCAGCCTGCGTTCCAGCCGCGGGCTCGGCTGGCGCGGCTTCGGCGCGGCGCTGCTGGAGATTCGCGCGGGTACATACCGGATTCCGGCCACGGATCATCACCGTATCGGCGTGCATATCGGCTCGCCCGTGCGCGCCGATTGCGTGTGCGACGGTGAACGCGTGTCGCGCATCCAGGCGCACGGCGACATCGACGTGATTCCAGCCGGCCTTCCGGGCCAATGGACCGACAGTGCCGACTGCCGGATCCTGCACGTCATGCTCAGCGATGCGTTCGTGCGGCGCACGTTCGAGCAACTCGAGCTGAAGCCGTCGCAGGCGCAGATCCGTCGGCGGCTGCAGGTGCGCGATCCGCGCCTGCAGCACATCGCATGGGCGATGGCCGCCGAACTCGAAGCGGAAGACGCATCGGACCCGCTCTATGCGGAGAGCCTGTGCACGGCGCTCGTCGCGCGACTGGTCGACGGCCAGCCCATGTTCCGCGAGCGCCGGCGTACGCTCGCGCCGAAGGCGGCGGCGCGCGTGATCGACTACGTCGAGGCCAATCTCGAACGCCGCATGACGCTTGCCGAGCTCGCGGCGCTCGTGTCGATCAGCGTGCCGCATTTCAAGGTGCTGTTTCGCGAGACGCTCGGGATGCCGGTGCATCAGTACGTGGTGCGGCGCCGGGTCGAGCGCGCGAAGGCGTTGCTGCTAGAAGGGCGGCTGAGCATCACCCAGATCGCGCTCGAAGCCGGATTTGCGCATCAGAGCCATATGGCGAACTGGATGAATCGCGTGCTGGGCGCGACGCCGACGGAGGTCGCGCGGTCCGGGGCGCGGGGCGGGCTGCGGCTCGCTTACGACGGCGAAGACGATACGGCGTCGTCGGGCCGATAG